In Microbacterium enclense, one genomic interval encodes:
- a CDS encoding MazG family protein, translated as MRAVRERCVWTQTIDHRDLVPYLVEESAEVIDAVETGSRADLREELGDLLWQVLFHAEIAAGDPVEPFDIDDVARGLTEKMVRRHPHVFAGAVASTPEEVLVHWNAAKAAEKNTRTSVLDGVSDHMPALALAQKLVGKAAQVGVSAGSHRLADPETETELGDALLTLVQLARARGWDAERALRERLRTLRAEVRAAEA; from the coding sequence ATGCGCGCGGTGCGCGAGCGCTGCGTCTGGACGCAGACGATCGACCATCGCGATCTCGTGCCGTACCTCGTGGAGGAAAGTGCCGAGGTCATCGACGCGGTGGAGACGGGGTCGCGCGCCGACCTGCGGGAGGAACTGGGCGATCTGCTGTGGCAGGTCCTTTTCCACGCCGAGATCGCCGCGGGCGATCCGGTGGAGCCCTTCGACATCGACGACGTCGCGCGGGGGCTGACGGAGAAGATGGTGCGGCGGCATCCGCACGTGTTCGCCGGCGCCGTGGCCTCCACTCCCGAGGAAGTCCTCGTGCACTGGAATGCGGCCAAGGCCGCCGAGAAGAACACGCGCACCAGCGTGCTCGACGGGGTGAGTGATCACATGCCCGCGCTGGCTCTGGCGCAGAAGCTCGTCGGCAAGGCCGCGCAGGTGGGGGTGTCCGCGGGGTCGCACCGGTTGGCCGATCCCGAGACCGAGACCGAGCTCGGTGACGCGCTGCTGACGCTGGTCCAGCTCGCCCGAGCGCGCGGGTGGGACGCGGAGCGCGCCCTGCGCGAGCGCCTCCGCACCCTCCGTGCCGAGGTGCGGGCCGCAGAGGCCTGA
- a CDS encoding TRIC cation channel family protein has product MTLTVRVVGTAPRPLPGRPSLGARAFAALDILATAVRGVEGAALAAHAGFDLLGVLVVGFVTAVVGGMLRDVLLGDLPPAALRSSSRIIVAFAASGATFVLLRLVDEVPSTVLLTLDGVGLALFAVIGAQKAFAHGASLWVVVVVGVVAATGGGVVRDILLGHTPVLVTDSVYGGAAALGALVTGILLVVTRRAHLSIAVGFVAAFGLREAVLLAG; this is encoded by the coding sequence GTGACGCTCACCGTCCGCGTCGTGGGGACCGCCCCTCGGCCCCTTCCCGGACGACCCTCGTTGGGAGCCCGCGCCTTCGCGGCTCTGGACATCCTCGCCACGGCCGTGCGCGGCGTCGAAGGCGCGGCGCTCGCCGCGCACGCGGGTTTCGATCTCCTCGGTGTGCTCGTGGTCGGCTTCGTGACCGCCGTCGTCGGCGGGATGCTCCGCGACGTGTTGTTGGGCGATCTGCCGCCGGCGGCGCTGCGGTCGTCGAGTCGGATCATCGTGGCGTTCGCGGCCTCCGGTGCGACGTTCGTGCTGTTGCGGCTCGTCGACGAGGTGCCGTCGACGGTGCTGCTGACGCTCGACGGCGTCGGGCTCGCTCTGTTCGCGGTCATCGGCGCGCAGAAGGCCTTCGCGCACGGCGCGAGCCTCTGGGTGGTGGTCGTCGTGGGCGTGGTCGCCGCGACGGGCGGGGGAGTGGTCCGCGACATCTTGCTCGGACACACGCCGGTGCTCGTGACCGACAGTGTCTACGGCGGCGCCGCTGCTCTCGGGGCCCTGGTGACCGGCATCCTGTTGGTCGTCACGCGACGGGCGCACCTGTCGATCGCCGTCGGCTTCGTCGCCGCATTCGGGCTGCGTGAGGCGGTCCTGCTCGCGGGCTGA
- a CDS encoding phosphoenolpyruvate carboxylase, protein MRELTPTEAIDLVGRFEAGQELPEQMRADVRLLGSLLGRVLQESGSPGLYDDVERLRTATIQAYTDETPEAFERAAAIADSFSIERADEVARAFTAYFHLVNLVEEHQRVRVLRERGDRPSRAGTPDTIATAFERLSGEVGEETALARLQALRFHPVFTAHPTEARRRAISTSIRRLSELLGELDAAGDNAGETRRTERRMLEEIDTLWRTAPLRREKPSPVDEVRSVMAVFDETLYTAVPRVYRRIDDILQGENAGSRAPIVKPFVRVGSWVGGDRDGNPFVTASVTRKAAAIASEHVLLGLERTTQRVGRGLTLDAETTPPSDTLVALWHRLRAADEDAAAEIAERSPDEPHRRIMLLLARKIAATRSRNADLAYRDPEHLLADLRTVQDSLVAAGAARQAYGALQRLVWQVETYGFHLTELEVRQHSAVHRKVLEELRGGGERSELTDEVLEVFRSIAYVQERFGPRAAGRYIVSFTQSAEDLANVHELASFAMGPGEAPPVLDVIPLFETFADLQAAPGILAEIVTHPSFVSRLDATGRRLEVMLGYSDSSKDVGPVAANLALYEAQAKISTWAEAEGIELTLFHGRGGALGRGGGPANSAILAQPPHSVDGRFKLTEQGEVIFARYGDPDIAMRHIDQVAAAVLTASSPSIECRNRGAAEAFADVASTMDVASRERFFALVKAPGFAPWFATVTPMEELGHLALGSRPARRGLSVESLEDLRAIPWVFSWTQARINLAGWFGLGTALDAVGDEQRLRDGYEQWPLFRTMIDNVAMSLAKADERIARRYLALGDRDDLAQLVMDEMLLTRSWVERITGGGLLGNKPVLQRAVKMRSPYVDALSLLQLRALRALRDASSESETPDAEHQRLLLLSVSGVAAGLQNTG, encoded by the coding sequence GTGCGAGAACTGACCCCGACCGAGGCGATCGACCTCGTGGGCCGCTTCGAAGCCGGCCAAGAGCTGCCCGAACAGATGCGCGCCGATGTGCGCCTGCTCGGGTCGCTCCTCGGCCGCGTGCTTCAAGAGAGCGGCTCCCCCGGACTGTATGACGACGTCGAGCGGCTGCGCACGGCGACGATCCAGGCCTACACCGACGAGACGCCCGAGGCGTTCGAGAGAGCCGCGGCGATCGCCGACAGTTTCTCGATCGAGCGGGCCGACGAGGTGGCTCGGGCGTTCACCGCGTACTTCCACCTGGTGAATCTCGTCGAGGAGCACCAGCGCGTGCGGGTTCTCCGTGAGCGCGGCGACCGCCCCTCGCGCGCGGGGACCCCCGACACCATCGCGACGGCGTTCGAACGCCTGTCGGGCGAGGTCGGCGAAGAGACCGCGCTCGCGCGCCTGCAGGCGCTGCGCTTCCACCCGGTCTTCACCGCGCACCCCACCGAGGCCCGTCGCCGCGCGATCTCGACGAGCATCCGCCGCCTGTCCGAGCTCCTGGGTGAGCTCGACGCCGCGGGCGACAACGCCGGTGAGACCCGTCGCACCGAGCGGCGCATGCTGGAGGAGATCGACACCCTCTGGCGCACCGCCCCGCTGCGTCGCGAGAAGCCGTCCCCGGTCGACGAGGTGCGCTCGGTCATGGCGGTGTTCGACGAGACGCTCTACACCGCCGTCCCGCGCGTGTATCGGCGCATCGACGACATCCTCCAGGGCGAGAACGCCGGATCCCGCGCCCCGATCGTGAAGCCGTTCGTCCGCGTCGGCTCCTGGGTCGGCGGCGACCGCGACGGCAATCCCTTCGTCACGGCATCCGTCACCCGCAAGGCCGCGGCGATCGCGAGCGAGCACGTCCTGCTCGGGCTCGAGCGCACGACGCAGCGCGTGGGTCGAGGGCTGACGCTGGATGCCGAGACCACCCCGCCCAGTGACACGCTCGTCGCGCTGTGGCACCGCCTGCGGGCGGCCGACGAAGACGCCGCCGCCGAGATCGCAGAGCGTTCGCCCGACGAGCCGCACCGCCGCATCATGCTGCTGCTGGCGCGCAAGATCGCCGCGACCCGTTCGCGCAATGCCGACCTGGCCTACCGCGATCCGGAGCACCTGCTCGCCGACCTGCGCACCGTGCAGGACTCCCTGGTCGCGGCCGGTGCCGCGCGCCAGGCCTACGGCGCCCTGCAGCGTCTGGTGTGGCAGGTTGAGACCTACGGCTTCCACCTGACCGAGCTCGAGGTTCGTCAGCACTCGGCGGTCCACCGCAAGGTGCTCGAGGAGCTCCGTGGCGGCGGAGAACGCAGCGAGCTCACCGACGAGGTCCTCGAGGTCTTCCGCTCGATCGCCTACGTGCAGGAGCGCTTCGGCCCGCGCGCCGCCGGCCGCTACATCGTGTCGTTCACGCAGTCCGCCGAAGACCTCGCGAACGTGCACGAGCTGGCCTCGTTCGCCATGGGACCGGGCGAGGCGCCGCCGGTGCTCGACGTGATCCCGCTCTTCGAGACCTTCGCCGATCTCCAGGCGGCCCCCGGCATCCTCGCCGAGATCGTCACGCACCCCTCGTTCGTCAGCCGACTGGATGCCACCGGCCGACGCCTCGAAGTCATGCTCGGCTACTCCGACTCGTCGAAGGACGTCGGACCTGTCGCTGCCAACCTGGCGCTGTACGAGGCTCAGGCGAAGATCTCGACCTGGGCCGAGGCCGAGGGTATCGAGCTGACGCTCTTCCACGGTCGCGGCGGCGCGCTCGGCCGCGGTGGTGGTCCCGCCAACTCCGCGATCCTCGCTCAGCCTCCGCACTCGGTCGACGGTCGATTCAAGCTCACCGAGCAGGGCGAGGTCATCTTCGCCCGCTACGGCGATCCCGACATCGCGATGCGCCACATCGACCAGGTCGCAGCGGCGGTGCTCACGGCATCCTCGCCCTCGATCGAGTGCCGCAACCGCGGGGCTGCCGAAGCGTTCGCCGATGTCGCGAGCACGATGGACGTCGCCTCGCGCGAACGCTTCTTCGCGCTCGTGAAGGCGCCGGGCTTCGCGCCGTGGTTCGCGACGGTCACCCCGATGGAAGAGCTCGGACACCTCGCCCTCGGCTCGCGTCCCGCGCGTCGCGGTCTGTCGGTCGAGTCGCTCGAGGACCTTCGCGCGATCCCGTGGGTGTTCTCATGGACGCAGGCCCGTATCAACCTCGCCGGCTGGTTCGGCCTGGGCACGGCCCTCGACGCCGTCGGCGACGAGCAGCGCCTGCGTGACGGGTACGAGCAGTGGCCGCTGTTCCGCACGATGATCGACAACGTCGCGATGAGCCTGGCGAAGGCCGATGAGCGCATCGCCCGCCGCTACCTGGCCCTCGGCGACCGCGACGACCTGGCGCAGCTCGTGATGGACGAGATGCTCCTCACGCGCTCGTGGGTCGAGCGGATCACCGGCGGCGGGCTGCTGGGCAACAAGCCCGTGCTCCAGCGCGCGGTGAAGATGCGCAGCCCGTACGTCGATGCTCTGTCCCTCCTGCAGCTGCGGGCGCTGCGCGCCCTGCGCGACGCGTCGTCGGAGTCGGAGACCCCGGATGCCGAGCACCAGCGCCTGCTGTTGCTGTCGGTGAGCGGCGTGGCGGCGGGTCTGCAGAACACCGGCTGA
- a CDS encoding SdpI family protein — translation MIGALVTVTVAMLAVTAVSLWTARRAAAGTLRRNDMIGIRTATTRASDDAWIAAHHAGAADLRRAGIGAAATAVMPWAALLVPPPAQEPVIAVTVLVGVALLIGFSVRAGVVGQRAARAVVERG, via the coding sequence ATGATCGGGGCGCTCGTCACCGTCACCGTCGCGATGCTCGCCGTGACCGCCGTGTCGCTCTGGACGGCGCGGCGGGCCGCGGCGGGCACACTTCGGCGCAACGACATGATCGGCATCCGCACGGCGACGACGCGGGCGTCCGACGACGCCTGGATCGCCGCGCACCACGCGGGCGCCGCCGACCTTCGACGCGCGGGGATCGGCGCGGCCGCGACCGCCGTCATGCCCTGGGCGGCGCTGCTCGTGCCCCCTCCGGCGCAGGAGCCCGTGATCGCCGTCACCGTGCTCGTCGGGGTGGCCCTGCTGATCGGCTTCTCGGTCCGCGCGGGCGTGGTCGGACAGCGAGCCGCCCGGGCTGTTGTCGAGCGGGGCTGA
- a CDS encoding TRIC cation channel family protein produces MTDVAREHRAPDRPSVGARAFDALDIAATALFGLEGAAAAAHAGFDLLGVIVVGLIVALAGGVLRDVLLGDLPPAALRTPSRIVAGLAGALAAFVFIEIVDAFPQLPVEILDAVGLALFAVIGAQKASASGANLWVVTILGTLAATGGGVIRDVLLARTPYVLSESIYGSAAAAGAVLTGILLVTTRRPRLALGVGFAVTFALRLGAVVWGWSLPRIT; encoded by the coding sequence ATGACCGACGTCGCGCGCGAGCACCGGGCTCCGGATCGCCCCTCCGTGGGTGCTCGCGCCTTCGATGCCCTCGACATCGCGGCCACCGCGTTGTTCGGTCTCGAGGGAGCGGCGGCGGCCGCGCACGCCGGCTTCGATCTCCTCGGGGTGATCGTGGTCGGTCTTATCGTGGCGCTGGCCGGAGGCGTCCTGCGCGATGTGCTGCTCGGTGACCTTCCGCCCGCGGCCCTGCGTACTCCGAGCCGCATCGTCGCGGGGCTGGCCGGTGCTCTCGCGGCGTTCGTGTTCATCGAGATCGTCGACGCGTTCCCGCAGCTGCCGGTGGAGATCCTGGATGCCGTGGGCCTCGCGCTCTTCGCGGTGATCGGTGCCCAGAAGGCGAGCGCCTCGGGAGCCAACCTCTGGGTCGTGACGATCCTCGGCACGCTCGCCGCGACGGGCGGCGGGGTCATCCGCGACGTCCTGCTGGCGCGCACCCCGTATGTGCTGTCGGAGAGCATCTACGGCTCGGCAGCCGCGGCGGGCGCGGTCCTCACCGGGATCCTCCTCGTGACGACCCGGCGTCCGCGACTGGCGCTCGGGGTCGGCTTCGCCGTGACCTTCGCGCTGCGCCTGGGGGCCGTGGTGTGGGGTTGGTCGCTGCCGAGGATCACGTGA
- a CDS encoding helix-turn-helix transcriptional regulator — protein sequence MTGSDDVRAEFAAFLRSRRARLRPTDVGLPEGSRRRVAGLRREEVAQLAGVGLTWYTWLEQGRPIAASAQVVSAIARALQLSDDERDHLFALADLPVPDRAARACVEKAHLDLLTKLAPYPAAVQTSRFDIRAYNRAYRYLFDDLDEMPVERRNCAVLLFTDPTWQRAHVDLDHAQRRIAARLRAAYGRHHDEPLWQQFVADLEKASPRFGELWRLGDVGSERAATKHLVNAHVGELNLEMSSLWIGEGLDARVVWFAPTDAMTAARLERLAALQPDEAPVSAVA from the coding sequence ATGACCGGATCAGACGACGTGCGCGCGGAGTTCGCTGCTTTTCTGCGCAGTCGACGAGCGCGCCTGCGCCCCACCGACGTCGGTCTTCCCGAAGGCTCACGCCGCCGGGTCGCGGGACTGCGTCGAGAAGAGGTGGCGCAACTCGCCGGTGTCGGGCTCACCTGGTACACCTGGCTCGAGCAGGGACGGCCGATCGCGGCATCCGCGCAGGTGGTGTCGGCCATCGCCCGCGCTCTCCAGTTGAGCGACGACGAACGCGATCACCTCTTCGCCCTCGCCGACCTCCCTGTTCCCGATCGCGCGGCCCGCGCCTGCGTGGAGAAGGCTCATCTCGACCTGTTGACCAAACTGGCGCCCTACCCCGCCGCGGTCCAGACCTCGCGCTTCGACATCCGCGCGTACAACCGCGCCTACCGCTACCTCTTCGACGACCTCGACGAGATGCCCGTCGAGCGGCGCAACTGCGCTGTCCTGCTGTTCACCGACCCCACCTGGCAGCGCGCCCACGTCGACCTCGACCATGCGCAGCGCCGCATCGCTGCGCGCCTGCGCGCCGCGTACGGCCGGCACCACGACGAGCCGCTGTGGCAGCAGTTCGTCGCCGATCTCGAGAAGGCGTCACCGCGTTTCGGGGAGCTGTGGCGTCTGGGCGACGTGGGCAGCGAACGCGCCGCGACAAAGCACCTGGTCAATGCCCACGTCGGCGAACTCAACCTCGAGATGAGCAGCCTGTGGATCGGTGAGGGCCTCGACGCACGCGTCGTCTGGTTCGCTCCGACGGATGCCATGACGGCGGCGCGCTTGGAACGACTGGCGGCGCTCCAGCCCGACGAGGCACCGGTCAGCGCCGTCGCCTGA
- the hisS gene encoding histidine--tRNA ligase — translation MRDFLPADKARRERVLAVIRERYRAHGFDEIETPVMEEYSRLHAGLGGDNEKLSFSILKRGMDAEAIRAAADDPAALADLGLRYDLTVPLARFYATNRAQLPTVFRAIQMAPVWRAERPQKGRYRQFVQCDIDIIGDASARAEAELMTASLDVLDALGLDGGSIRVNDRRVLDAMLDVFGFAPDERPGVLITIDKLDKIGPSGVVAELRDRGTDAEAVDAFAAYLGRPASTPSFDDAGIRAALPNGIPDAVVADLVALGETVAAARGADAPLVFDPFLVRGMGYYTGTIFELAHPRVDYSLGGGGRYDGMIGRFLGQDVPAVGFSIGFERIVDLLQDAADDGDRSVVLVHDREVSLAQLLRLKAGLVADGARVRLEQRPKNLKALLERATADGYASFATVTSQTTAETLELKPLG, via the coding sequence ATGCGCGACTTCCTCCCCGCAGACAAGGCCCGTCGCGAGCGCGTGCTCGCCGTCATCCGTGAGCGCTACCGCGCGCACGGATTCGACGAGATCGAGACACCGGTCATGGAGGAGTACTCGCGTCTGCACGCCGGTCTCGGCGGCGACAACGAGAAGCTCTCGTTCAGCATCCTCAAGCGCGGAATGGATGCCGAGGCGATCCGCGCCGCGGCCGACGACCCGGCCGCTCTGGCCGACCTCGGACTGCGGTACGACCTGACCGTCCCGCTCGCCCGCTTCTACGCGACGAACCGTGCGCAGTTGCCGACCGTGTTCCGTGCCATCCAGATGGCCCCGGTGTGGCGCGCCGAGCGCCCGCAGAAGGGTCGTTACCGCCAGTTCGTGCAGTGCGACATCGACATCATCGGCGATGCGTCCGCGCGGGCCGAGGCCGAGCTGATGACCGCGAGCCTGGACGTGCTCGACGCGCTCGGACTCGACGGCGGGTCGATCCGCGTGAACGACCGCCGCGTGCTCGACGCCATGCTCGACGTGTTCGGCTTCGCCCCCGACGAGCGCCCCGGTGTGCTCATCACGATCGACAAGCTCGACAAGATCGGGCCGTCGGGCGTCGTCGCCGAGCTTCGCGACCGCGGAACGGATGCGGAGGCCGTCGACGCCTTCGCCGCGTACCTCGGTCGGCCCGCGAGCACGCCGTCGTTCGACGACGCAGGGATTCGTGCGGCGCTGCCCAACGGCATCCCCGACGCCGTCGTCGCCGACCTCGTGGCGCTCGGGGAGACCGTCGCCGCCGCCCGTGGAGCCGATGCACCCCTCGTGTTCGATCCCTTCCTCGTACGCGGCATGGGCTACTACACGGGCACGATCTTCGAGCTTGCCCACCCCCGCGTCGACTACTCGCTCGGCGGCGGCGGCCGCTACGACGGCATGATCGGCCGATTCCTCGGGCAGGACGTCCCGGCTGTCGGCTTCTCGATCGGCTTCGAGCGCATCGTCGACCTGCTTCAGGATGCCGCTGACGACGGCGACCGTTCCGTCGTGCTGGTGCACGATCGCGAGGTCTCGCTCGCGCAGCTGCTGCGGCTGAAGGCGGGACTCGTCGCCGACGGCGCGCGCGTGCGTCTGGAGCAGCGTCCGAAGAACCTGAAGGCGCTTCTGGAGCGTGCCACAGCGGACGGGTACGCCTCGTTCGCCACGGTGACCTCCCAGACGACGGCCGAGACACTCGAGCTCAAGCCGCTCGGGTGA
- the mfd gene encoding transcription-repair coupling factor — MTVPGIVRALEQAESYREAASAASVDLSLSLVDGLDAPVIAGLIERRRAGGDPGAVLVIAPTGRRAESLGPALDAVLPGAQVLHFPAWETLPHERLSPSPETVGRRLDVLRRIAAWDGEAPLVVTASVRSALQPLAPGLGDVTPVELTVGGRGHELEVVTTRLVELAYHRVDMVSRRGEFAVRGGILDVFPPVADHPYRVEFFGDEVDQIRAFSVADQRSLPGEVGSVTLVPSRELLLTPEVRARAAELRDDYPGLRQLLEKMAEGIPAEGMESLIPVLVDDLITLVDYLPGGSAVSLVDPERSLARATTLGDTNREFLEAAWSAATAGADTPVDLESGDFVTLHDLHEKASGRGGVWWQLSAFDSGAADAEDEGLVIGDDSAHRVKADPVPSFQGNVDGATAHVGQLLADGWSVVVTASGPGLVDRARDVLAERGIAARRVDDVRTPPEPGVAHVVCAPLERGFELTEARFAVITETEFYGRSVGSDTRGVKKLASRRRNVVDPLQLKPGDVVVHATHGIGKFIELTQREVSSGGRNAVKTTKEYLVLEYAPAKRGYPGDKLFVPTDQLDLLSKYVGGEAPTLSKMGGSDWAAAKGRARKAVRDIAVELVKLYSARMASKGYAFGPDTPWQRELEEAFPFAETQDQLQTIDEIKADMEKPIPMDRLLSGDVGFGKTEVAVRAAFKAIQDGKQVAMLVPTTLLVKQHLETFAERFAGFPVTVRPLSRFQTDKEAKATLAGLTDGTVDMVIGTHRILTEKVVFKDLGLMIIDEEQRFGVEHKDQLKKLKTNVDILAMSATPIPRTLEMAVTGIREMSTLATPPEDRHPILSYVGPRNDKQIAAAIRRELLREGQIFYVHNRVSSIQRVAAHLAELVPEARIVVAHGQMGEHALEQVVDDFWERRADVLVSTTIIETGLDISNANTIIIDRADKYGLSQLHQLRGRVGRGRDRAYAYFLYDEMKPLSETAADRLETIAVNNDLGSGMQVALKDLELRGAGNLLGAEQAGHIAGVGFDLYLRMIGEAVSTFRGEDVDGPTELRLELPVDARLPDFYIDSERLRLEAYQKLSAAASATARDDAIDLIVEELRDRYGEPPAEVEGLIAVARLRRRAAQAGLADVVAMGSNLRIAPANLPDSMRVRLQRLYPKAKLVASGDAMVVPLPQDADDANLIAWVRQLLDALWPLPVEKTAETASA; from the coding sequence CCTGCACTTCCCCGCGTGGGAGACGCTCCCGCACGAGCGGTTGAGCCCGAGTCCCGAGACGGTCGGACGCCGCCTCGACGTGCTCCGCCGGATCGCGGCGTGGGACGGCGAGGCTCCGCTGGTGGTCACGGCGTCGGTTCGCAGCGCTCTGCAGCCGCTCGCCCCCGGCCTGGGCGACGTCACGCCCGTCGAGCTCACCGTGGGTGGCCGCGGGCACGAACTCGAGGTGGTGACCACTCGTCTCGTCGAGTTGGCGTATCACCGGGTCGACATGGTGTCGCGTCGGGGAGAGTTCGCCGTGCGCGGCGGCATCCTCGATGTCTTCCCACCGGTGGCCGATCACCCGTACCGTGTCGAGTTCTTCGGCGACGAAGTCGACCAGATCCGCGCGTTCTCGGTCGCCGACCAGCGTTCGCTGCCGGGAGAGGTCGGCTCCGTCACGCTCGTCCCCAGCCGGGAGCTGCTGCTGACCCCCGAGGTGCGCGCGCGCGCAGCCGAACTGCGCGACGACTACCCCGGACTCCGGCAGCTGCTGGAGAAGATGGCGGAGGGAATCCCCGCCGAGGGGATGGAGTCGCTCATCCCCGTGCTCGTCGACGATCTCATCACCCTCGTCGACTATCTGCCGGGGGGCAGCGCCGTCTCGCTCGTCGATCCGGAGCGCTCGCTCGCACGCGCGACCACGCTGGGCGACACCAACCGCGAGTTCCTCGAAGCCGCGTGGTCGGCCGCCACCGCCGGCGCCGACACCCCGGTCGACCTCGAGTCGGGCGACTTCGTCACCCTCCACGACCTGCACGAGAAGGCCAGCGGCCGCGGAGGAGTGTGGTGGCAGCTCAGCGCCTTCGACTCTGGAGCGGCGGATGCCGAGGACGAGGGGCTCGTCATCGGCGACGACTCCGCGCACCGCGTCAAGGCCGACCCCGTCCCGTCGTTCCAGGGCAACGTCGACGGCGCCACCGCGCACGTGGGGCAGTTGCTCGCCGACGGCTGGTCGGTGGTCGTCACGGCATCCGGTCCCGGTCTCGTCGACCGCGCGAGAGACGTCCTCGCCGAGCGCGGGATCGCGGCGCGGCGCGTCGACGACGTGCGCACGCCGCCCGAGCCGGGCGTCGCCCACGTCGTCTGCGCCCCGCTCGAGCGCGGTTTCGAGCTGACCGAGGCGCGCTTCGCCGTCATCACCGAGACCGAGTTCTACGGGCGCTCCGTCGGCAGTGACACCCGAGGTGTGAAGAAGCTCGCCTCGCGTCGGCGCAACGTCGTCGATCCGCTGCAGCTGAAGCCGGGCGACGTCGTCGTCCACGCCACGCACGGCATCGGCAAGTTCATCGAGCTCACGCAGCGCGAGGTGTCCAGCGGCGGGCGCAACGCCGTGAAGACGACGAAGGAGTACCTCGTCCTCGAGTACGCGCCCGCCAAGCGCGGCTACCCGGGCGACAAGCTCTTCGTCCCCACCGACCAGCTCGATCTGCTGTCGAAGTACGTCGGTGGAGAGGCCCCGACCCTGTCGAAGATGGGCGGGAGCGACTGGGCGGCCGCGAAGGGGCGCGCGCGCAAGGCCGTCCGCGACATCGCGGTCGAGCTGGTGAAGCTGTATTCGGCGCGCATGGCATCCAAGGGATACGCCTTCGGCCCCGACACCCCGTGGCAGCGCGAGCTCGAAGAGGCCTTTCCGTTCGCCGAGACGCAGGATCAGCTGCAGACGATCGACGAGATCAAGGCCGACATGGAGAAGCCGATCCCGATGGACCGACTGCTGTCGGGCGACGTGGGCTTCGGCAAGACCGAGGTCGCCGTGCGCGCCGCCTTCAAGGCGATCCAGGACGGCAAGCAGGTCGCGATGCTCGTGCCTACGACATTGCTCGTCAAGCAGCACCTCGAGACGTTCGCCGAGCGCTTCGCGGGCTTCCCCGTGACGGTGCGCCCGCTCTCGCGCTTCCAGACCGACAAAGAGGCGAAGGCGACGCTCGCGGGCCTCACCGACGGCACCGTCGACATGGTCATCGGGACGCACCGCATCCTGACCGAGAAAGTCGTCTTCAAAGACCTCGGGCTCATGATCATCGACGAGGAACAGCGTTTCGGTGTCGAGCACAAGGACCAGCTGAAGAAGCTCAAGACGAACGTCGACATCCTCGCCATGAGCGCGACGCCCATTCCGCGCACGCTCGAGATGGCGGTCACCGGTATCCGCGAGATGTCGACACTGGCCACGCCGCCCGAGGACCGGCATCCGATCCTCAGCTACGTCGGCCCGCGCAACGACAAGCAGATCGCCGCGGCGATCCGCCGTGAGCTGTTGCGCGAGGGCCAGATCTTCTACGTGCACAACCGGGTGTCGTCGATCCAGCGCGTCGCCGCCCACCTCGCCGAGCTCGTCCCCGAGGCGCGCATCGTCGTCGCGCACGGACAGATGGGCGAGCACGCTCTCGAGCAGGTCGTCGACGACTTCTGGGAGCGCCGCGCCGACGTGCTCGTGTCGACGACGATCATCGAGACCGGCCTCGACATCTCCAACGCCAACACGATCATCATCGACCGCGCCGACAAGTACGGCCTGTCGCAGCTGCACCAGCTCCGCGGGCGCGTGGGGCGCGGACGCGACCGCGCGTACGCGTACTTCCTGTACGACGAGATGAAGCCGCTGTCGGAGACCGCAGCCGACCGCCTCGAGACGATCGCCGTCAACAACGACCTCGGCTCCGGCATGCAGGTCGCGCTGAAAGACCTCGAACTCCGCGGCGCGGGCAACCTCCTCGGCGCCGAACAGGCCGGCCACATCGCCGGCGTGGGCTTCGACCTGTATCTGCGCATGATCGGTGAGGCCGTATCGACGTTCCGCGGCGAAGACGTCGACGGTCCCACCGAGCTGCGCCTCGAGCTGCCGGTCGATGCCCGCCTGCCCGATTTCTATATCGACAGTGAGCGACTGCGCCTCGAGGCGTACCAGAAGCTGTCGGCCGCGGCATCCGCCACGGCCCGGGACGACGCGATCGACCTCATCGTCGAAGAGCTCCGAGACCGCTACGGCGAGCCGCCCGCCGAGGTGGAGGGGCTCATCGCCGTCGCGCGTCTTCGGCGCCGTGCTGCCCAGGCCGGGTTGGCCGACGTCGTCGCGATGGGCTCGAACCTCCGGATCGCCCCCGCGAACCTCCCCGATTCGATGCGGGTGCGCCTGCAACGCCTTTATCCGAAGGCGAAGCTCGTCGCGAGCGGAGACGCCATGGTGGTGCCTCTCCCGCAGGATGCCGACGACGCGAACCTCATCGCGTGGGTGCGTCAGCTGCTCGACGCGCTGTGGCCGCTGCCGGTCGAGAAGACAGCTGAGACCGCGTCGGCGTGA